A part of Fibrobacter sp. UWB15 genomic DNA contains:
- a CDS encoding MotA/TolQ/ExbB proton channel family protein, whose translation MNNSVPLLQMLTQSDIATIVILSILAVMSLGSWGIIIVKYIVNMKNQRANVVFFRKFVNVRQFVELQSLCENEDDSALKSLTSEVLKEASKFSNFVSYDSIQHRASLLEDTIQRSIEGLRLTEDRYLGFLATCSNLAPFFGLLGTVWGIMVAFFQIGQHGSADLTVVAPGIAMALITTVAGLVVAIPASAGYNYFTARNGQNEISYFNFGSQVLSLFKRGDLLALEEVAG comes from the coding sequence TTGAACAATTCGGTCCCTTTACTCCAAATGCTTACGCAGTCCGATATCGCGACCATCGTGATTTTGAGCATCTTGGCGGTCATGTCGCTCGGTTCGTGGGGCATTATCATCGTAAAGTACATCGTGAATATGAAAAACCAGCGCGCCAACGTGGTGTTTTTCCGTAAGTTCGTGAATGTGCGCCAGTTCGTGGAACTGCAGAGCCTTTGCGAAAACGAAGATGACAGTGCGCTGAAGAGCCTCACGTCTGAAGTGCTGAAGGAAGCTTCCAAGTTCAGTAACTTTGTGAGCTATGACTCGATCCAGCATCGCGCCTCGCTCCTGGAAGATACTATCCAGCGTTCGATCGAAGGCCTGCGCCTGACCGAAGACCGCTACTTAGGCTTCTTGGCCACGTGCTCCAACCTCGCCCCGTTCTTCGGACTTTTGGGTACGGTTTGGGGAATTATGGTGGCCTTCTTCCAGATTGGTCAGCATGGTTCGGCAGACCTTACCGTGGTCGCCCCAGGTATCGCCATGGCCTTGATTACCACGGTTGCAGGCCTTGTTGTTGCAATTCCTGCCTCTGCCGGTTATAACTACTTTACTGCCCGCAACGGTCAGAACGAAATTTCGTACTTCAACTTTGGCTCCCAGGTGCTTAGTCTCTTTAAGCGCGGTGACTTGCTCGCCCTTGAAGAAGTGGCCGGCTAG
- a CDS encoding biopolymer transporter ExbD, which translates to MKRSRGKELKQEMNLTNMIDIVFAILIVFIISAPLMSQGVKVDLPKAEAPTMEQEKLLKVSITKNEELYIADMMVDFASFNNVFKSLWNGEMAVVINADESVNYGLVMKVVTQVQKLGVTKLGFLTMNPKERPGKK; encoded by the coding sequence GTGAAGCGCAGTCGCGGAAAAGAACTTAAGCAGGAGATGAACCTCACGAACATGATCGATATCGTGTTCGCGATTCTGATTGTGTTCATCATTTCTGCACCACTCATGAGCCAGGGTGTCAAGGTGGACTTGCCTAAGGCAGAAGCACCGACCATGGAACAAGAAAAGCTTTTGAAGGTCTCGATCACTAAGAACGAGGAACTCTATATCGCCGATATGATGGTGGATTTCGCGAGTTTCAACAATGTGTTCAAGTCGCTCTGGAATGGCGAGATGGCGGTGGTCATCAATGCCGACGAGTCTGTGAACTACGGCCTGGTGATGAAGGTGGTGACTCAGGTACAAAAGCTCGGAGTAACCAAACTCGGTTTCTTGACGATGAATCCCAAGGAAAGACCAGGGAAGAAATAG